In Juglans microcarpa x Juglans regia isolate MS1-56 chromosome 8D, Jm3101_v1.0, whole genome shotgun sequence, the following are encoded in one genomic region:
- the LOC121242452 gene encoding uncharacterized protein LOC121242452 — protein MDVWSQGPMVFQKSSNRGSNFKELFEYLQSSSNQISMEVFCVIARGIWLRRNKLVFDDLFSHPTSVANQAIKALEDFNSVQIIARTNGPRHQMDSHVWSHPPEGCIKINWDAALSSTNGRIGIGLVARDHEGFIIASKQQSTSGFMDPLLAEAQGGYQAARWARELGINSVILEGDSQQIVNGLNQQSKR, from the coding sequence ATGGATGTGTGGAGTCAAGGACCAATGGTTTTCCAAAAGAGTTCTAATAGAGGAAGTAACTTCAAGGAATTGTTTGAGTATCTGCAGAGTAGTTCAAATCAGATTTCAATGGAGGTGTTTTGTGTGATTGCTCGAGGTATTTGGCTAAGAAGGAACAAATTGGTTTTTGATGATTTATTTTCTCATCCCACTAGTGTTGCAAATCAGGCTATAAAAGCATTGGAGGATTTTAACTCAGTACAGATTATAGCAAGAACTAATGGCCCAAGACATCAAATGGATTCCCATGTTTGGAGCCATCCACCAGAGGGTTGCATTAAAATTAACTGGGACGCAGCACTAAGCTCAACAAACGGCAGAATTGGCATTGGGTTAGTGGCTCGTGATCATGAAGGATTCATCATAGCTTCGAAGCAACAATCAACTTCTGGGTTTATGGACCCGCTATTAGCTGAAGCACAAGGAGGATATCAAGCTGCAAGATGGGCTAGAGAGCTGGGAATAAACTCGGTGATATTGGAAGGGGATTCTCAACAAATTGTCAATGGACTGAATCAACAAAGCAAACGTTGA
- the LOC121242946 gene encoding sucrose synthase 7-like isoform X2, translated as MSDALKQGHDDSMSDALMQGHVDSMPDALRQGNYHIKRCFLRFVATGKRVMKSQNLLEELNKLIEDKGDSREVLKGLLGYILCSTQEATFVPPYVALAIRRNPGFWEFVKVNSEDLSVDAITASEYLRFKEVIFDENCFISKFVTSRLHGNPESAKPLLEHLQALYYKEEV; from the exons ATGTCGGATGCATTGAAGCAGGGCCACGATGATAGTATGTCGGATGCATTGATGCAGGGCCATGTTGATAGCATGCCGGATGCATTGAGGCAGGGCAACTATCATATAAAAAGATGCTTTTTGAG gtttgttGCAACAGGCAAAAGGGTAATGAAATCCCAGAACTTACTGGAGgaattgaataaattaatagaaGACAAGGGAGACTCAAGAGAGGTTTTGAAGGGCCTACTTGGTTACATCCTGTGTTCCACCCAG GAGGCAACATTTGTTCCACCATATGTTGCTCTTGCCATAAGACGAAATCCTGGATTCTGGGAATTTGTTAAGGTGAACTCCGAGGACTTGTCAGTAGACGCTATTACTGCTTCGGAATACTTGAGATTCAAAGAAGTGATCTTCGATGAAAACTG CTTCATCTCAAAGTTCGTGACCTCAAGGCTACATGGGAATCCTGAGAGTGCAAAGCCACTCCTCGAGCACTTGCAAGCTCTATATTATAAAGAAGAG GTTTAA
- the LOC121242946 gene encoding disease resistance protein RUN1-like isoform X1, with the protein MVQLEKLDGDRAWFGSGSRIIITTRDQHLLNIFKVDSKYEVMTLDDNEALELFSLYAFEEKEPLRDYVDLSKQVTKYAQGLPLALIVLGSDLKCQNIHQWKSALDKYKNIPHQNIQRVLQISYDSLEDSEKDMFLDIAFFFKGEPLADVMEIFESCHFFPVHGIQKLIDKCLITVNDCDDKYVWMHDLLQDMGKEIVREKSSKDPSKRSRLWFHEDVRQVLEEDYMGPNQIEGIIVDLPEGDEEISLHPEAFRHMKELRVFINRNARFSCAPNYLYDKLRVLDWYNYSLSYLPQNFQGKNLIVFRMRHSLIKKFGDGFKPKNLTIMAFKSCSHLIEIPDLSSTSNLKELTIESCHRLVKVHDSVGSLEKLSDLSFGKCSKLRMLPRSLKLRSLRKLSLRNCSSLCDLPEIECKIKSLRRLVLYGSAVEVLPLSIGNLVGLEELYLSYCQNLMCLPIASIQLKHLSKHGIGGCTNIVKKMREDGQSCDLPNDSTTMEEEISNSSNGSTALQLSNLQISCSHSESNFFPLYSFFTMFNSSTSLRSLYLAGLEIVSLPTSIKGFVTLAHLNLSHCKKLEEILQLPPNIRRVDVEGCKSLERFGEVSKILEFNGSHIRSLGIIGLTGCDKMHVNIWSDKVQNPLLWKGLYDYDATLFPKTHIPDWFSYVHEFLKDNEMVKGPNDHIRPREKEEWVIDIEGPHCLEEISGIVLYVVIFLFFNDTMRCKRICRAAKITSNGSNDVCRIQDGVQLVNIDWYKKGNRTGYHVWVGYSNLQSFDLKVLDNLRVQFYPKSHLYAGMVPFYESYRAKVVYKNERRANKKKRRDEANVAKTPDQQKFN; encoded by the exons ATGGTCCAACTAGAAAAATTAGATGGAGATCGTGCTTGGTTTGGTTCAGGAAGTAGAATCATCATAACAACAAGAGatcaacatttattaaatatctttaaagtTGATTCAAAATACGAGGTGATGACTTTGGATGACAATGAAGCTCTTGAGCTTTTTAGCTTGTATGCTTTCGAGGAAAAAGAACCGTTGAGGGATTATGTGGACCTCTCTAAACAAGTGACAAAATATGCTCAAGGCCTTCCACTAGCTTTAATAGTGCTAGGTTCGGAtctaaaatgtcaaaatatacATCAATGGAAAAGTGCATTGGATAAGTATAAAAACATTCCCCACCAAAACATTCAGAGAGTACTTCAAATAAGTTATGATAGTTTGGAAGATAGCGAGAAAGACATGTTCCTTGATAttgcatttttcttcaaagGAGAACCTTTGGCTGATGTCATGGAAATATTTGAAAGTTGCCATTTTTTTCCGGTTCATGGTATCCAGAAGCTTATAGACAAGTGTCTTATTACTGTTAATGATTGTGATGATAAATATGTTTGGATGCATGACTTGCTACAAGATATGGGTAAAGAAATTGTTCGAGAAAAATCATCCAAAGATCCTAGCAAACGCAGTAGATTGTGGTTTCATGAAGATGTTCGTCAAGTGTTGGAAGAAGATTATATG GGGCCAAACCAAATTGAAGGCATAATAGTAGATTTACCTGAAGGCGATGAGGAGATAAGCTTGCATCCGGAAGCATTTCGACATATGAAAGAACTTAGGGTGTTTATAAATCGTAATGCACGTTTTTCTTGTGCACCCAATTATCTCTATGACAAGTTAAGAGTCCTTGATTGGTATAACTATTCTTTATCATATTTGCCACAAAATTTTCAAGGGAAGAATCTCATTGTCTTTAGAATGCGTCATAGCCTCATCAAGAAGTTTGGGGATGGATTCAAGCCCAAG aATTTGACAATCATGGCTTTCAAGTCTTGCAGTCACTTAATAGAAATTCCGGATCTTTCAAGCACTTCTAATTTGAAGGAATTGACAATCGAATCTTGTCACAGACTAGTTAAGGTGCATGATTCCGTTGGATCCCTAGAAAAGCTTTCTGATCTGAGTTTTGGGAAATGCTCTAAACTCCGAATGCTTCCAAGAAGCCTTAAGTTGAGATCTTTACGCAAGCTTAGTCTTCGTAACTGCTCAAGCCTTTGTGATCTTCCTGAAATCGAGTGTAAAATTAAGTCTTTACGTAGATTGGTTCTATATGGCTCTGCAGTAGAAGTACTACCTCTATCCATCGGGAACCTCGTTGGACTTGAGGAATTATATCTATCGTACTGCCAAAACCTTATGTGTCTCCCAATTGCTTCCATCCAGTTGAAACATTTAAGCAAGCATGGTATTGGTGGTTGTACAAATATTGTAAAGAAGATGAGGGAGGATGGACAATCCTGTGATCTTCCTAATGATTCTACAACAATGGAAGAAGAGATATCAAATTCAAGCAATGGGAGCACTGCATTACAACTATCAAATCTTCAAATCAGTTGTTCCCATTCAGAATCAAATTTCTTTCCACTATACAGTTTCTTTACCATGTTTAATTCCTCGACCAGTTTGCGTTCGTTATATCTAGCGGGGCTTGAAATTGTTAGCCTTCCCACCAGCATCAAAGGATTCGTTACACTAGCTCATCTTAACTTGAGCCATTGTAAGAAACTCGAAGAAATACTACAGCTTCCACCAAATATAAGACGAGTAGATGTTGAGGGATGCAAGTCACTAGAAAGATTTGGAGAAGTATCAAAAATATTGGAATTCAATGGAAGCCACATCCGATCGCTAGGAATAATTGGATTAACCGGCTGCGACAAAATGCATGTGAATATATGGAGTGATAAAGTGCAAAATCCTTTATTGTGGaag GGACTCTATGATTATGATGCTACTTTGTTTCCTAAAACTCATATTCCAGACTGGTTCAGttatgttcatgagtttttaaaagataatgaaatGGTGAAGGGGCCTAATGATCATATCCGAccaagggaaaaagaagagtGGGTAATAGATATTGAGGGGCCACACTGTTTGGAGGAGATAAGCGGAATTGTATTATATGtcgtaatatttttattttttaatgatactaTGAGGTGTAAGAGAATTTGTCGTGCTGCTAAGATAACCAGTAACGGCTCAAATGATGTATGCCGTATTCAAGATGGGGTACAATTGGTTAATATTGATTGGTACAAAAAGGGAAATAGGACTGGATATCATGTATGGGTGGGGTACTCCAATTTACAATCTTTTGACCTCAAGGTTTTGGACAATTTGCGAGTTCAATTTTATCCCAAAAGTCATCTTTATGCTGGGATGGTGCCGTTTTATGAAAGTTATAGAGCCAAAGTGGTATACAAGAATGAAAGgagagcaaataaaaaaaaaagaagagatgaAGCCAATGTTGCAAAAACTCCTGATCAACAGAAATTCAATTAA
- the LOC121242949 gene encoding toll/interleukin-1 receptor-like protein, with product MTSSMAFQLGASSSSSSPSISSWNHDVFLSFRGKDVRHKFISHLDRALLQSGIKTYKDSIDLERGEEILLELFKAIEESQISIIVFSKNYAESRWCLDELLKILEWKKIMKQIVLPIFYKVKPSEVRKQKGRFGEAFTKLGEKIKDDIKPLLESWKKALEEVANLSGLEYLAGDNESEFIQKVILWVNPKIVNRTPLSVAKHPIGIESRIRDIYQHLSIERNDIILVVGIFGTGGIGKNYFKRYL from the exons ATGACTTCTTCCATGGCCTTTCAATTAGgagcttcttcctcttcttcatctccttccaTCAGTTCATGGAATCATGATGTATTCTTGAGCTTTAGAGGTAAAGATGTTCGCCACAAGTTTATTTCTCATCTAGATCGTGCTTTACTTCAAAGTGGAATCAAGACTTACAAAGACAGCATCGACCTTGAAAGAGGAGAGGAAATTCTATTAGAACTTTTCAAAGCTATTGAAGAGTCACAGATTTCGATTATTGTATTCTCTAAAAACTATGCTGAATCCAGATGGTGCTTAGACGAGCTATTGAAAATTCTTGAGtggaagaaaataatgaaacaaaTTGTTTTACCAATATTCTATAAAGTAAAACCATCGGAAGTAcgaaaacaaaaaggaagatTTGGAGAAGCATTCACTAAACTTGGAGAGAAAATCAAGGATGACATAAAGCCGCTGCTGGAATCCTGGAAGAAAGCTTTAGAAGAAGTAGCTAATTTGTCTGGGTTGGAATATTTAGCCGG GGATAATGAGTCCGAATTTATCCAAAAAGTCATTTTGTGGGTGAATCCAAAAATAGTAAACCGAACACCTTTAAGTGTTGCCAAGCATCCAATTGGAATAGAATCTCGTATACGGGACATTTATCAGCATTTAAGTATCGAAAGGAATGATATTATACTCGTGGTAGGGATATTCGGAACCGGTGGAATTGGTAAGAACTATTTCAAGCGATATTTATAA